A stretch of DNA from Bacteroidota bacterium:
AAACATACAATTTAATAAGCTGATTATTAAATTTATAGGTTTAGTAATGTTTGGCAATTTCCTTATGTTTGCTTCAGGGGCAATGGCTCAATATACTCATGAATGTGAAGAAATTGATACCCGAAAAGCTGTTAAACTTTACGAAAAAGCAATAGACTTGCCCGAATATAAAAAATCTGAAACTTACGAATTGCTTTTGGAGGCAATAAAAGTTGAACCGGATTATTTCGATGCACTTTACGTTTTAGCCGAAATAAATTATTTCAAAGCAAAAAGAAACTCAAAAGCAGTTGATATTAGAGTTGCAAAAAAATCGCGCACCAATTTTTCTCGTGCCGAAAATTATTTTTTGAAAGTAGTTGAATTGTGTCCCTCTTTCAATAAGTACCATTCCTATTATTTCCTTGGCGAATATTATCATTATTTGAACAAACGAGAAGAGTCTGCAAAATATCTAAGGCTTTTTGTTTCAAATAATACTAAGTCGAAAAATGACTTGGCAAATGCGAAGAAAATGCTCAATGATGTTGAAACATATTTAGATTTGATAAACAATCCTGTGCCTTTCGATCCTGTGAAAGTTACTGGAGTTTCATCGGAATACGACGAATATCTTCCCTTGATTAGTCCCGATGGAGAATTGGTTTTTTTTACAAAAAAATACAGAAAAAAGCCAATGGGCGAACTTACAGAACGCGAGTTTGAGGAGTTTACTTTTAGCGAAAAACTAAATTCTGCTGGTGTGCGTATCGAGCAATTTTCGGAAGGAAAAAAAATGCCTTTTCCTTTCAACACCGGAGCAAATCAAGGTGGGGTAACAATTTCTATCGACAACAATCATTTGTTTGTAACTATTTGTAATTTTATTCAAGTGAACAACCAACCATACAACAATTGCGATATTTACACCTCCGATTATGAATATGGAGAATGGACAAATTTGCGAAAATTAGATAAAAATATAAATGGCAAAACTACCTGGGAGGGGCAACCAACAATATCCGCCGATGGGAAAAAATTATTTTTTGCAAGTGCCAGACCCGGAGGTTTTGGTGGAATAGATCTCTATCAAGCAGATAAAGACGAAAATGGGAATTGGACGCAAGTGAAAAATCTTGGATCAAAAATTAATACAAAAGGAAACGAAAAATCTCCGTTTATACATTCCGATAGCCAGACACTTTATTTTTCGAGCGATAAATTGATTGGTTTGGGAGGCTTCGATATTTTCTACACGAAATATCTGAACGATGGAACATGGTCGGTGCCAAAAAATATTGGCTACCCAATAAATACCGAAGATGATGATCTTGGATTTGTTGTCAGCACAGACGGAAAAAATGCCTATTTCTCATCGAATAAATTGAGCGAAGATGGCGGCTGGGATATTTATTCTTTTGAACTTTATGAAGAAGCAAAACCCGAGAAGGTATTATTCGTAAAAGGGCAACTTATTGACGCTGAAGGAAATGAGCTTACCGATGCCTCTCTCGAACTGAAAAGTGCTAAAACAAAAAGAGTTACAGAAGGATTAGTAGATAAAATTTCCGGAAAATATGCAGTAGCTGTACCTATAGAAAAGGACGAACAGTTTTTAATGACTGTTAGAAAAAACGAATATGCTTTTAGCTCACAATTTATTAATCCCGATGAAGAGGATTTTTCTAAACCCGTTTCAATAGACTTTGAGGTGAAACCCATTGAAGTGGGCACTACTGTGAAAATTAATAATATTCATTTTGCTACAAATTCTTATGAATTAAAAGAAACAAGCAAATTTATTCTGGATAATTTCCTTGAGTTTTTAAATGAAAATAGTAGCATAAAAGTTGAAATTCACGGACATACTGACAAAGTTGGAAACGATCAGGAAAATTTAGTTTTGTCGAAGAATAGAGCAAAAGCTGTGAGCGATTATCTTGTAGAACATGGAATTGGCAGTACAAGATTATCATCGAAAGGTTTTGGCGAAGATTTGCCGGTTGCAAGCAACGAAACCGAAGAAGGCAGAGCTCTCAACCGAAGAACAGAATTTGTTATTGTTGAAAAATAAGCTCAGATTAAAGTATGGAAAACAATATTTCGGGACAAAAAAGTCGCTGCCAATGGGCTGGAAATGACAGCTTGTATATAAAATATCACGACGAAGAATGGGGAGTCCCTGTTTTTGACGATTATAAATTATTTGAGTTTTTAATATTAGAAACTTTTCAAGCCGGGCTAAGCTGGTTGACTGTTTTGCGAAAACGGGAAAATTTTAGGCAAGCATTTGACAATTTCGATTTCGAAAAAGTTTCTTTGTATTCCTCAGAAAAAATTGAAAATCTTTTACAGAACAAAAATATTATTCGGAATAAGCTAAAAATTAATGCAACAATTTCTAATGCCAAAGCCTTTATTGATGTTAGCAGAGAATTTGGCTCGTTTAGTAAATATATATGGGATTTTGTTGGGCAAAAACCAATAACAAATTCTTATAAGTTTATGAACGAATTGCCTGCCAAAACCGAACTTTCCGATAAAATTAGCAAAGATTTAAAAAAGCGAGGATTTAAATTTGTCGGGGCAACAGTTATGTATGCTCATATGCAAGCCACCGGCATGGTAAACGATCATACAACAGATTGTTTTAGATATGATGAAATAAATTGCTTGTAAACTTTAGCCTGAATGATTCCTGAATATTTACGAAATTCATGAATTAATCAGGTTCGTTTTATCCCAGAAAGTTGAAAAAACTAAACTTTCGATAGAATCAGTGATTTTTTGCGTTTTCCCAGACACTGCAAGCGTGTATTTCTCAAGATGAAAATTAAAGGCAACAAACACAAAAATATTACAAAATCTAATTGAAACTCAAACTAATAGTAATAATCATTGCCATATCTTGCCAAATCTTCGAAAACTAACCGGAACTTCCACCTCCCACCAAAATTCTCAAATTATTAAAAATACATATACGCCAAATCCTTCACTTTAAGCCCGCCGGCTTGGGTTTAGCTCAACAACGAATATAAAAACTACAGTGCCTGGCACTGTAGTTTTTCGCTGTTTTTATATTCTTAGGTGGTGTAAGTAGTTATTACTTCAATTCATTTAATAAAGTTTCAGATGCTAGCTTTCCTAATTCATTAGAGGCTAAAGGACTTGCCCCAGTAATTAATTTTCTATCAATACAAACGGTATTGTCAGATTCGGTATTAATAATATTAGCTCCTAAACTTTTTAATCTTTCGCTTACCCCTAAAATCATATGCCCTGGCAAATAACCAACCATCGGAGTCATTTCATCGACAGCGTCTGGGAATACGGCCATATTGTATCCTTTATAAAGGAATTCTTGGTTATTTAGAGTCGTTGATAATAATGAACCTGGCCCATGGCAAAGTGTAATGGTAAACAAATCATTTTGATGTGCCCAATTCAATATTTTTCCAACGTTTTTGTCTTCAGGAATACCTATCATTGCTCCATGTCCACCTGGTACAAATACAGCAGCATAAGAGCTATCATTCGCAAATGAATTAGTAATAAATTCAGCTAATTTTTTAGGCTGCTCAAAACTTGATTTGTACTCGTTGTATATCGCTTTTACATTCTTGTCTTCTTCAGGAAAAGCCCACATTTCAAATACTACAGGTTTACCTGTAGGGGTAACTATTTCAAAATCAAAGCCTGCATTTTTTAAATGCAACATTGGCACTAGAGCCTCTATAGGGTGGTTTCCTGTAGAAAACAATTTCCCATTTTTCATTTCTAAGTTCTTTTCTTCAGTGAAAATTACTAAAATTTTAGATTTATCTCCTTGATATTTAGTGTATGAAATATTTTCAAAATCGCTTACATCAACTGTACCTAGCGTAAGTGCCAATTTTGAAGGGCTATAAGAACCATCTGCTTCTAGTTTAGGTCTGGTTGTAACGTATATGACTACAGCAAGAAGGATAATGATACTTGCTAATCCAATTAATATTTTTTTCATCATGATTTCTAAATTTTAATATGTCTCAACTAACTTTAAGCTATTTTAATTACAATTTTACCTTTTGCTCTGCCTGATGCAAGATGAGTGAATGCTTCTATACTATCTGCAAAAGGATAAACTTTATCAATAACTGGTTTAATTTTTTCATCTTCAACCAATAGTTTAATTTCATTCAGATGTGCTCCATTCGGATGCATAAAAATATACTTGTAGCTTGCATCTTTAGCATTAATCAGTTTTACTAACTCTTCTGAAAGTTTGTAATCAACCATTCCAAACATTTTAGCCGTATCTTCATCTAAAGCTCCTTTAACGCTAACAACTTTACCACCTTGTTTTAGAAGCTCAAAAGCTTCAACGGTATAATTATCACCGAGCGTATCAAACACGATATCAAGGTCTTTTGCAATGGTTTTATAGTCCTCTTTTTTGTAGTCAATTACAATGTCAGCTCCAAGTTCTTTAACCCACTGTACATTGCTGGTACTTGTGGTTGTATAAACATAAGCTCCTTTAGCTTTAGCATACTGAATAGCCAAACTACCCACACCCCCTGATCCAGCATGAATAAGAACTTTGTCATTTTGTTTTACTCCAGCGTGTTCTAATGATTGCAAGGCCGTAAGTCCTGCCAATGGTAAACTTGCGGCTTCCTCGAAAGAAATATTTCCAGGTTTTTTTGAAACGGCAACACTGGTTACAGCAACATATTCAGCAATTGTACCCATTTGCTCCTGTGGCACTCTGGAATAAACCAAGTCTCCAATTTCAAAATTGCTTACTTCATCTCCTTTTTCAACTACAATTCCACTTACATCGTAGGCAATTGTACTTGGCATAGGGATAGGCAGCATGTCTTGCAGGTATCCTAACACAATAAGTTTGTCTATTGGATTAATTGCTGCAGCCTTAACTTCGATAAGTATATCTGTGGCTTGTATGTTTGGTTTACTTACTTCGTTAAAAGCCAAACTATCTTTAAACTCACCGTATTTTTCTATTTGTAGTACTTTCATAA
This window harbors:
- the hchA gene encoding protein deglycase HchA — encoded protein: MKKILIGLASIIILLAVVIYVTTRPKLEADGSYSPSKLALTLGTVDVSDFENISYTKYQGDKSKILVIFTEEKNLEMKNGKLFSTGNHPIEALVPMLHLKNAGFDFEIVTPTGKPVVFEMWAFPEEDKNVKAIYNEYKSSFEQPKKLAEFITNSFANDSSYAAVFVPGGHGAMIGIPEDKNVGKILNWAHQNDLFTITLCHGPGSLLSTTLNNQEFLYKGYNMAVFPDAVDEMTPMVGYLPGHMILGVSERLKSLGANIINTESDNTVCIDRKLITGASPLASNELGKLASETLLNELK
- a CDS encoding DNA-3-methyladenine glycosylase I; amino-acid sequence: MENNISGQKSRCQWAGNDSLYIKYHDEEWGVPVFDDYKLFEFLILETFQAGLSWLTVLRKRENFRQAFDNFDFEKVSLYSSEKIENLLQNKNIIRNKLKINATISNAKAFIDVSREFGSFSKYIWDFVGQKPITNSYKFMNELPAKTELSDKISKDLKKRGFKFVGATVMYAHMQATGMVNDHTTDCFRYDEINCL
- a CDS encoding OmpA family protein encodes the protein MKDKKNIQFNKLIIKFIGLVMFGNFLMFASGAMAQYTHECEEIDTRKAVKLYEKAIDLPEYKKSETYELLLEAIKVEPDYFDALYVLAEINYFKAKRNSKAVDIRVAKKSRTNFSRAENYFLKVVELCPSFNKYHSYYFLGEYYHYLNKREESAKYLRLFVSNNTKSKNDLANAKKMLNDVETYLDLINNPVPFDPVKVTGVSSEYDEYLPLISPDGELVFFTKKYRKKPMGELTEREFEEFTFSEKLNSAGVRIEQFSEGKKMPFPFNTGANQGGVTISIDNNHLFVTICNFIQVNNQPYNNCDIYTSDYEYGEWTNLRKLDKNINGKTTWEGQPTISADGKKLFFASARPGGFGGIDLYQADKDENGNWTQVKNLGSKINTKGNEKSPFIHSDSQTLYFSSDKLIGLGGFDIFYTKYLNDGTWSVPKNIGYPINTEDDDLGFVVSTDGKNAYFSSNKLSEDGGWDIYSFELYEEAKPEKVLFVKGQLIDAEGNELTDASLELKSAKTKRVTEGLVDKISGKYAVAVPIEKDEQFLMTVRKNEYAFSSQFINPDEEDFSKPVSIDFEVKPIEVGTTVKINNIHFATNSYELKETSKFILDNFLEFLNENSSIKVEIHGHTDKVGNDQENLVLSKNRAKAVSDYLVEHGIGSTRLSSKGFGEDLPVASNETEEGRALNRRTEFVIVEK
- a CDS encoding NADP-dependent oxidoreductase, which produces MKVLQIEKYGEFKDSLAFNEVSKPNIQATDILIEVKAAAINPIDKLIVLGYLQDMLPIPMPSTIAYDVSGIVVEKGDEVSNFEIGDLVYSRVPQEQMGTIAEYVAVTSVAVSKKPGNISFEEAASLPLAGLTALQSLEHAGVKQNDKVLIHAGSGGVGSLAIQYAKAKGAYVYTTTSTSNVQWVKELGADIVIDYKKEDYKTIAKDLDIVFDTLGDNYTVEAFELLKQGGKVVSVKGALDEDTAKMFGMVDYKLSEELVKLINAKDASYKYIFMHPNGAHLNEIKLLVEDEKIKPVIDKVYPFADSIEAFTHLASGRAKGKIVIKIA